GGGAGGGAAATATTTACAAAGTGAGCACTTTGGAAATTCCTATTTGCATCTCCTCCTTTAGTTTCTTTGAAGTCTTCTTGTTGTACGAAGACAACATGAAGTTTCATGAATGGAGAGAACTCTTCAATAAATGGATTATCAATAACTATAGGAAGATAGCTTCCTAGTTCTCCAGCTACGCAGTGGTTATTCCATTTACCTTTTGATGAAGGATCGGGAGTGTGTTTTGTAGTCATAGAGTTATGACTTAAACTGTAGCTAAGTTGAGCATCAAAGATTACAGGCATTTGCTCAGGGAGTTTGTTAAGGATAGAACCTTTCTTATTCGAGAGCTTGTAGTGATTGATTAGCTTTTCACGTTTCGTATGGATAGATGCTGCATAGATATGCGATCTAGTTTTTGCAAGATGGTAATCTTTAGATTTACCAAACATCTGACAGAAAGCAATATCAATAACCCTATCAGTGATCGGTTGTGTGCTTGCGCCCACAACATATCCCGAACTAATATGACGAAACCCTTTCTGTACTTTCATGGAGTCTCTATGGAAGAAGTTAGAGATTCCTGAAATCCATATACCCTTATGGAAGTCTTCGCCTTGGGTGCTAACTTCAACAAGTTGTTGAATAGCACGAATATCAATAGCAGAACACCATAAGCTGTTAGGCACTAAAGTTGCACGGCGATTTGGAGTGGGTGTGTAACCTGTGGATATCCATTGAAGTTCAAAGGAGACTTTACCACTAGCATCTTTAACTTCCTTAACTTCCCACTTTCCTTGATAACCAACATTAGAGCTCGTAGAACCTTGAGGGATCATATTGAAACCTTCAGTATTTACTTTGCCTCCAGTAGTTGTTGAAATATCTAAGATATTTGCTGAGAAGTTTTTGTTTAACATCGGATTATCGTAGAAATTCTGACTGCTATCTTGGAATTTCAAATCTCCTGTCAAAGTAACATTTCCTGTTCCAGTAGCGGCAAGAGTGATAACTTTTCCTCCACTCAGAGAATCTAAATTAACAGCAAGATTAGTAATTGTAATTGACCCGTCTGGATTTTGTACTTGTGAGTTAGATACAGCAGGCGCAGATGCAGAAGGACCTCTTGGTTTAAAGTTGATTAAAGAGGAGGCTACTAAATCAGATATAATTTTAAGGTCTGATTTAGAGGACGCATTTACAACAGGAACTACATTATTAGGAACTGTTGGTACTGAAGCAGCCTTAGAACTAGGATTTGAAACAGCTGGAACATTTGTTATAATTGATGTTCCACCATCCATAATGATCAAAGAACCATCTTTCTGTACAAAAGAGTCTACAAGAAGACCAGCTCCACTTCTTAAAACAAGAGTTCCTGCTTCAAGAGATACATCAGTATTAATAACGCTCATTGCATTCAATGGATTTTTAGCATCTTCGGCTGAGAGTTTTTCTCCAGAGAAGACAATAGTACCATTGTAAGTGGCTTGTTTTGTTTCTCCAGAAACAGGAGCTTCTTTTAATGCTGGTTCCTGTGCATCAGGAGCATTGATTTTTAGAGGAGTTTTAGGTGTTGCAGCTTGAGCTGCTCCAGCAGCAGTAACTGCGGCAGCTCTTATTCCATAAGCTCCAGTCGGGCCTGCAGGTCCTGATGATCCAGACGATCCTGCGCTAGCAGCAGCTGGTTTGGTAGTTGTAATAGGATCATAGAAGAAAATCGTTTGCCCAGTTCCAGCACGTAATTGTGAAATTGTCGCTCCACTACCTAAATGAATAGCATTGTGGGAGGGTTTTTGAGGTTGATTTTGATCTGCCTTAGCTTTAGCATCTACTTGAGCATTAGCAAAAGTTGCAAACGCAGCTACAATTTTTCCATCCTCAGGTTGAACAGCATTTGCCTGAGGAGCATCAGCTTGACCATTACTAGAGACTGGTCTAGCGACTGCAGAATCTGCGGCTCCTGCTTGTGGTTTGGCAGGAATAGTGATTGGGTCAGCTGTTGTAACTGTATTGCCTTGGAAAGTAATTGATCCTGTAGCAGCAGTAATGCGGATATCTCCACCATCAGTAATGAAGATAGCTCCACCTTTTCCGGAAGAGTTATTAGAGAAGGTGATATCGCCACCAGAAGATAGAACTAATTTCTTAGTATGAATAGCTCCACCACTAACAGTAGAGGAATTATTATCAAATGTAACAGTAGTATTTCCTGAGATGGTTACACATGGATCAGCGGCTGCAGCGGCATCCGCTTGTTTCTCAACTTTAGGAGCCGGACTATCTGCTGATAACGATACAGCTCTTATAGAAGGAAGGACTCCTTCTGTGGCAGCGGCAACAACTTTTTCTGGAGCTTTAGCAGCGGGAACAGAGGCATCACCAGCTAAACAATGAATGGCTCCACCGGTACCTGTCGCTGGTGTTTGAGCTTGATTTGAAACAACTGCTGCAGCTTTTCCTTCAGGTGATTCCGTAGGTGACGGAACAACTTCGGCTTTATTTCCGGAAAAGACGACTGTTTTGTTTCCAGCGATATCGAAATTTCCAGTAACAGATACAGCACCACCTTGTTCTTTAGCATTGTTATTTGAGAAGGTACATATTCCCGTATTATTTTCTATTGTTGCTGAACCACCGTCAACATTAATAGCTCCACCAGCTTTTTTAGAGGAGTTACCAGAAAATGTGATATTGACGTTTTCTTTAAGGATAATGGCTGGAGTAGATGCAGCTTCTTCAGCAGCTTTTGGACTGGCAACACTGTTTTCACCAGAACTACCTTTCTCAGATGCACTGGTATCCGAAGATATCATCCAGAGGCTTGCTGCAGCATTTGGTTCTGATGCGCTGTTACTCACAGAATTTCCAGGAACACTACTAGCTCCAGGAACCACTCCAACACCTCCGTTTGCAGGAACCTCAGATTTTTTAGGTCCTACATAGATAGCACTGTCTGCTTTTGTTTGATCCTGGTTTGTAGATTTAGTGAAGGATAAGTTACTAAATCCTGACAATGTTAAAGCTGATCCAGCACTATTATTAATAGCAGCTCCTTGAGCTTCTATGGTTACAGTATCAAAAATGAGGGAATGACTAGCTCCAACAAAAGTAAGAGGGCCTGCAGTATTTGAGAAACAACTTTTAGTCGGGGTCTGAGAGACTTGAGATCCATTGGGATTTGAAGAATCGGAGCTAGATGAACTGCTTGCGTCTGAGGCGACAATATCAGCTCTTAGTGATCTAGATGAAACGCGAGATGTTGTTACTGTTTCAGTTCCAGAATTTGATGTAACTTCAGTGGATTCAGAACTAGAGCTAGAATTGTTTTCAGTGCTAACAACTGTAGTACTTGGTTGTGGAGATTCTGCGCTGGATGATTCTTCTATTTTTGGTTCTGTACTTGAACGCTCTCCTGAAGAGGTTGAAGAATCTCCTTCTGAACTTGCGTTCTTATTTTCCTTATCACTTTCGCTATTAGATTTTCCATTTTCGGATTCAGCACCATTTTTCTCTATAGATTCAACTTTAGGCTGAGACTGAACTTCAGGTTGATTGCTGGAAGCCGGTGCTTGGGTAGCGGTTACATTAGATATCGATACGTCACCCGTCAGTGTATAGATAGTTCCTGTGGGAGTTGAGGTTTCCTTATAAGTAAATCCAGATCCATTACCTCCTGTTCCTGGATAATTATCGCTAGGACCTAAATTTACGTTTCCATTTTGAGATTGAGAAACTTTTGGTTCAGAAACTTCTACAACTGCTTCTTCGGCAGCAACAATAGAGGATAATGGAAGTGTAATTGCTGATGAGATTAACAACCAAGGAACGGAAGACTTCATAACAAGGTTCTTTTGGTGATATGGAAGATTCCTTTACGAAATAGGAAATGGAAATTAAAAAATCAAGAGACAACAGAGAAGGAAAAAGAGGGGAAATACTTTGAGTATTGGAAATGAAAAACATCAAAAGCCACATTATTTTATGTGGCTTTTGATTTTCTCGTTGATGTCTATAAAACTAGGAGAATTATTTTAGGAAGAAATCTCAGGTTTTGAGAAGAGAAGGTCTAATTTTTAGGATCGCAATGATGAGATGTATGACCCTTTGTACAGCAATCTCCACCTTGATGCTTCTTAGAACAACAACTACAATAGCTTATTAAAGAAATAATCCCAGCGATTCCAATAACAATATAAGTGATTTGTGTTGCTGTTGCGCTTGCGCCTCCGCATAGTCGAGCAATAAGGTTTACTTTATGATGAGTTAATCCTATAATTCCTACGTTCAATGCACAAAGAACAACAATAAGAGAGGATAATCCCCGAACGAGTTTGCCTAGCATTGCTTTTCTCCTAAGTGATGTATACTTAATTCCATCTTTTAATCTTTTTTATAATTTAATAAAGTTTTTTTTTGTTTTCAGGCATTTGGGGAGACATTGACTTTTTGCATACAAGGAGTTAAGTTGAGCAAGAAGTTTTTTCATTAAAAACTCAAAATGGACATTAGCTTCATTACAATAAATTATCGGGATTAGGAAATGACACAACCCTATGTAACTAGAGAAGAAATTTTACTTTTAGCGAAGAGCTCGGCTTTAGAATTAAGTGAAGAGCTTATTCAGGAATATGAGACTTCGTTAAACGAAGTCATCGGCATTATGAAGGCATCTATTTCCATGGATGTAACAGATGTAGTTACTGAAGTTGGTTTATCTCATGTCATCAGCCCTGAAGATTTACGAGAAGATGTCGTCGCCTCAAGTTTCTCTCGTGAGGAGTTTCTTATTAATGTCCCCGAATCTTTAGGGGGATTAGTAAAAGTACCCACAGTAATTAAGTAGAGATCGCGGTTTTAGGAATATGTATCAAAAGAGTGCCTTAGAGTTAAGAAATGCTGTAGTGAGCGGGGAATCTTCAGCTACAGCGATAGCAGAGTATTTTTATAATAGAATAGAAACGGAAGATAGTCGCATAGGAGCCTTTCTTTCTCTTTGCCAGGAAAGAGCTTATGAAAAAGCTGCTAGTGTGGATGCGAAACGTGCAAGGGGAGAGCCTTTAGGGAAACTTGCAGGTGTACCCATAGGAATAAAAGATAATATCCATATTATGGGATTGCGTACGACTTGTGCTTCTAAGATTTTGGAAAATTATATAGCACCTTTTGATGCTACTGTAGTTGAACGTATAGAAGCTGAAGATGGGATTATTTTAGGTAAGCTCAATATGGATGAGTTTGCCATGGGCTCTACGACTCAGTATTCTGCTTTTCATCCAACAAAAAATCCTTGGGATTTATCTTGTGTTCCTGGAGGGTCTTCCGGAGGATCTGCAGCTGCTGTTTCTGCAAGATTTTGTCCTATAGCCTTAGGTTCTGATACCGGAGGTTCTATACGTCAGCCCGCAGCATTTTGTGGCGTCGTTGGATTTAAGCCTTCATACGGTGCTGTGTCTCGTTATGGTTTAGTTGCTTTTGGTTCCTCATTAGATCAGATAGGCCCTTTAACGACCGTTGTTGAAGACGTGGCTTTAGCTATGGACGTTTTCTCTGGTAAAGATGAAAGAGATGCTACTTCTCAGAAGTTTTTCTCAGGATCTTTCCAAGATGCATTATCCTTAGAAGTGCCTAGTTTGATTGGCGTGCCTATGGGATTTTTAGAAGGCTTGAGAGATGATGTTAAAGAGAACTTCTTTGAATCATTGAATATTTTAGAGCGTCAGGGCAGCCGGATCGTTGATATAGACCTCGATATTTTACATCACGCTGTTTCTGTATACTACATAGTAGCTTCTGCAGAGGCTACTACGAATCTCGCAAGATTTGACGGTATCCGTTATGGATACCGCTCTCCAGAAGCTCATAGTATGGAAGATGTCTATACTATTTCTCGCGTTCAAGGTTTTGGTAAGGAAGTTATGCGTAGGATCCTGTTAGGAAACTATGTGTTATCTGCAGAGCGTCAAA
This portion of the Chlamydia crocodili genome encodes:
- a CDS encoding polymorphic outer membrane protein middle domain-containing protein, which produces MKSSVPWLLISSAITLPLSSIVAAEEAVVEVSEPKVSQSQNGNVNLGPSDNYPGTGGNGSGFTYKETSTPTGTIYTLTGDVSISNVTATQAPASSNQPEVQSQPKVESIEKNGAESENGKSNSESDKENKNASSEGDSSTSSGERSSTEPKIEESSSAESPQPSTTVVSTENNSSSSSESTEVTSNSGTETVTTSRVSSRSLRADIVASDASSSSSSDSSNPNGSQVSQTPTKSCFSNTAGPLTFVGASHSLIFDTVTIEAQGAAINNSAGSALTLSGFSNLSFTKSTNQDQTKADSAIYVGPKKSEVPANGGVGVVPGASSVPGNSVSNSASEPNAAASLWMISSDTSASEKGSSGENSVASPKAAEEAASTPAIILKENVNITFSGNSSKKAGGAINVDGGSATIENNTGICTFSNNNAKEQGGAVSVTGNFDIAGNKTVVFSGNKAEVVPSPTESPEGKAAAVVSNQAQTPATGTGGAIHCLAGDASVPAAKAPEKVVAAATEGVLPSIRAVSLSADSPAPKVEKQADAAAAADPCVTISGNTTVTFDNNSSTVSGGAIHTKKLVLSSGGDITFSNNSSGKGGAIFITDGGDIRITAATGSITFQGNTVTTADPITIPAKPQAGAADSAVARPVSSNGQADAPQANAVQPEDGKIVAAFATFANAQVDAKAKADQNQPQKPSHNAIHLGSGATISQLRAGTGQTIFFYDPITTTKPAAASAGSSGSSGPAGPTGAYGIRAAAVTAAGAAQAATPKTPLKINAPDAQEPALKEAPVSGETKQATYNGTIVFSGEKLSAEDAKNPLNAMSVINTDVSLEAGTLVLRSGAGLLVDSFVQKDGSLIIMDGGTSIITNVPAVSNPSSKAASVPTVPNNVVPVVNASSKSDLKIISDLVASSLINFKPRGPSASAPAVSNSQVQNPDGSITITNLAVNLDSLSGGKVITLAATGTGNVTLTGDLKFQDSSQNFYDNPMLNKNFSANILDISTTTGGKVNTEGFNMIPQGSTSSNVGYQGKWEVKEVKDASGKVSFELQWISTGYTPTPNRRATLVPNSLWCSAIDIRAIQQLVEVSTQGEDFHKGIWISGISNFFHRDSMKVQKGFRHISSGYVVGASTQPITDRVIDIAFCQMFGKSKDYHLAKTRSHIYAASIHTKREKLINHYKLSNKKGSILNKLPEQMPVIFDAQLSYSLSHNSMTTKHTPDPSSKGKWNNHCVAGELGSYLPIVIDNPFIEEFSPFMKLHVVFVQQEDFKETKGGDANRNFQSAHFVNISLPIGMKFEKTNKYNIYNISLIYQPDIYRDAPKSKVFLPSTDTGWSTGATNLARQALIIDGCNHHHLTDSFEVFCHGAFELRESSRNYNLDLGGRYKF
- a CDS encoding DUF378 domain-containing protein, coding for MLGKLVRGLSSLIVVLCALNVGIIGLTHHKVNLIARLCGGASATATQITYIVIGIAGIISLISYCSCCSKKHQGGDCCTKGHTSHHCDPKN
- the gatC gene encoding Asp-tRNA(Asn)/Glu-tRNA(Gln) amidotransferase subunit GatC, giving the protein MTQPYVTREEILLLAKSSALELSEELIQEYETSLNEVIGIMKASISMDVTDVVTEVGLSHVISPEDLREDVVASSFSREEFLINVPESLGGLVKVPTVIK
- the gatA gene encoding Asp-tRNA(Asn)/Glu-tRNA(Gln) amidotransferase subunit GatA; protein product: MYQKSALELRNAVVSGESSATAIAEYFYNRIETEDSRIGAFLSLCQERAYEKAASVDAKRARGEPLGKLAGVPIGIKDNIHIMGLRTTCASKILENYIAPFDATVVERIEAEDGIILGKLNMDEFAMGSTTQYSAFHPTKNPWDLSCVPGGSSGGSAAAVSARFCPIALGSDTGGSIRQPAAFCGVVGFKPSYGAVSRYGLVAFGSSLDQIGPLTTVVEDVALAMDVFSGKDERDATSQKFFSGSFQDALSLEVPSLIGVPMGFLEGLRDDVKENFFESLNILERQGSRIVDIDLDILHHAVSVYYIVASAEATTNLARFDGIRYGYRSPEAHSMEDVYTISRVQGFGKEVMRRILLGNYVLSAERQSVYYKKGTAIRAKIIQAFQTAYEKCDVIAMPVCSCPAFADGDILDPISLYLQDIYTVAMNLAYLPAIAVPSGFSKEGLPLGFQVIGQKGKDQQVCQVGYSFQEHAGIKNLYPKGCNKLFDGEVK